One Rhinolophus sinicus isolate RSC01 linkage group LG06, ASM3656204v1, whole genome shotgun sequence DNA window includes the following coding sequences:
- the DDI1 gene encoding protein DDI1 homolog 1: MLVTVYCVRRDLSEVTFSVQVSSDLELHNFRALCALESGIPAEEIEIIYMERLLADDHSSLGSYGLKDGDVVVLLQKENVGPWPSRRTLSMPRIDFNGLAMPGTSGSQQQHQQQRPRSAQQTRGLGSGEKMTSAQSMDSPALIRSMLLSNPHDLSLLKERNPALAEALLSGNLETFSQVLMDQQRERALREQERLHLYSADPFDLEAQAKIEEEIRRQNIEENMNIAMEEAPESFGQVAMLYINCKVNGHPMKAFVDSGAQMTIMSQACAERCNITRLVDRRWAGIAKGVGTQRIIGRVHLAQIQIEGDFLPCSFSILEEQPMDMLLGLDILRRHQCSIDLKKNVLVIGTTGTQTHFLPEGELPPCAKLVSGTGLQESSVTEVADNIKHLVMDSGRKKH, translated from the coding sequence ATGCTGGTCACTGTGTATTGTGTGCGGAGGGACCTCTCAGAGGTAACTTTCTCCGTCCAAGTCAGCTCTGACTTGGAGCTCCACAATTTTCGTGCTCTCTGTGCGCTTGAGTCTGGCATCCCAGCTGAAGAGATCGAGATCATCTACATGGAGCGACTCCTCGCTGATGACCACAGTTCCCTGGGCTCCTATGGCCTCAAAGATGGTGATGTAGTTGTTTTACTTCAGAAGGAGAATGTGGGGCCTTGGCCTTCTAGACGGACATTGAGCATGCCTCGAATAGATTTTAATGGGCTAGCCATGCCTGGGACATCCGGCTCCCAGCAGCAACACCAGCAGCAGCGTCCACGGTCAGCCCAGCAGACCCGTGGTTTAGGTTCTGGAGAGAAGATGACATCTGCTCAAAGTATGGACAGTCCCGCCTTGATTCGAAGCATGCTGCTCTCCAATCCCCATGATCTGTCCTTGCTGAAGGAACGCAACCCCGCCTTGGCCGAAGCCCTGCTCAGCGGAAACCTTGAGACATTTTCTCAGGTCCTGATGGATCAGCAAAGGGAAAGGGCCCTGAGGGAACAAGAGAGGCTTCACCTCTACTCTGCTGACCCATTTGATTTGGAAGCTCAGGCcaaaatagaagaagaaatcCGGAGGCAAAACATTGAGGAAAACATGAATATAGCGATGGAAGAGGCTCCAGAGAGTTTTGGACAAGTGGCCATGCTCTATATCAACTGCAAAGTGAACGGACATCCTATGAAGGCTTTTGTTGACTCAGGTGCCCAGATGACCATTATGAGCCAAGCTTGTGCTGAGAGATGTAATATAACACGGCTGGTAGACCGCAGATGGGCTGGGATTGCTAAAGGAGTGGGCACACAGAGAATTATTGGCCGAGTCCATCTAGCTCAGATTCAAATTGAAGGTGATTTCTTACCATGCTCTTTCTCAATCCTTGAGGAGCAACCCATGGACATGCTTCTAGGGCTAGATATACTCAGGAGACATCAATGTTCCATTGACTTGAAGAAAAACGTGCTGGTGATCGGCACCACTGGCACACAGACTCACTTTCTACCTGAGGGAGAGTTACCCCCGTGTGCTAAGCTGGTAAGTGGTACTGGGCTACAAGAGTCTTCAGTCACTGAAGTAGCAGATAATATCAAACATTTGGTCATGGACTCAGGAcgaaaaaaacattga